In Bradyrhizobium sp. WBOS07, the genomic window ACAGGGCACGGTCCCGTAGCCCGGATGGAGCGAAAGCGTAATCCGGGGAAGCGGAGCATGCCGGGGGAGCGGCCCCGGATTGCGCTCCGCTCCATCCGGGCTACACGCTACACGCACGTGCACCCGCAGCCTCATCCTGAGGGCCCGCCAACGGCGGACGTCTCGAAGGATGGCCACGGGCGAGATCGCTGCCACGCGATTGCCCTGCCCTCATCCCCCGGGGATCACCGTGGCTGACTGCGGGCTCACGGTCGCGTAAGGAGATCATGTTATGTTTGCCGCCATCGAGGCCGGTCGAATCGTCCTATGGCTCTTACGCGCAAGCTGCTTCTGCTGATCGCCGGCCTCGTCGCGGTGGTGGCACCGGTGCGCGCCGCCGAATTCTACATCGAGGACCTGCGCATTCCCATGGCGCAGGCGGGGCCGCAGGGGCTCGAGGCCTTCCTGGTCCGCCCGGCAGGAGCGAAGCGCTATCCGCTGGCGCTGCTCAGCCACGGCTCGCCGCGCAGCTTCGAGGACCGCGCGACGATGTCGGCCCACAGATATTACGGCATCGCGCTGGAATATGCCCGGCGCGGCTTTGCCGCGCTGGTCGTGATGCGGCGCGGCTACGGCACCTCGCCCGGCGGACGCATCGACAGCGTCGGCGGCTGCGCGAAGGCCGCTTATTTGCCCGCAGCCGTGGTCGCGGTTGCCGATCTGCGTGCCGCGATCGATGCGATGGCGCGCCGGGCCGACGTGACGACGTCGGGGATGATCGCGGCCGGCCATTCCGCCGGCGGGCTGGCAACGATCGCGCTCACCGCGCAGGCCCCGCCCGGTCTCGTTGCCGCGATCAACTTCGCCGGCGGCCGCGGCTCGCGCGACGACGACGACGTCTGCAATCCGAGCGGGCTGGTGCAGGCCTTCACGGGTTTCGGCAAGACCTCGCGCGTGCCGACGCTCTGGGTCTATGCGGCGAACGATTCCTACTTCGGCCCCGAGCTCGCGCGCCGTCTCCATGACGGATTTCGCGCCGGCGGCGGCAACGCGACATTCATCGCGGCGCCGTCCTACGGCGACGAAGGCCACTATCTCTATTCGGTGGCGGGCCGTCCGCAATGGACGCCCTATGTCGACGCCTTCCTGCGCGAGCGCGGCCTCCTCAGTCGCGACATCCTGAGCCCG contains:
- a CDS encoding S9 family peptidase, which codes for MALTRKLLLLIAGLVAVVAPVRAAEFYIEDLRIPMAQAGPQGLEAFLVRPAGAKRYPLALLSHGSPRSFEDRATMSAHRYYGIALEYARRGFAALVVMRRGYGTSPGGRIDSVGGCAKAAYLPAAVVAVADLRAAIDAMARRADVTTSGMIAAGHSAGGLATIALTAQAPPGLVAAINFAGGRGSRDDDDVCNPSGLVQAFTGFGKTSRVPTLWVYAANDSYFGPELARRLHDGFRAGGGNATFIAAPSYGDEGHYLYSVAGRPQWTPYVDAFLRERGLLSRDILSPPDSLPPPRQLDEAARAEFARYLANMLPHKAFAVSPNGGYGWRAGRSTAGEAQRDSLAACLKWSPTCTLYAVDDRLAGPSQTSTDQSARAR